CTGTGGTGATCTTTTTTGTGCTCGGAGAAGTGGCCTTGCAGATGGTTAATCTGCGCGGTCAGCAGGGCAACCTGAACTTCGGTAGAACCGCTGTCGTTAGTACCACGACCGAAATCAGCTACGATTTTAGCTTTAGCTTCAACACTTAGAGACATTGTAATACTCCAAATTATAGATAAAAAATGCAGGCGCCGATCTCTAATTCAGCAGCCCGATAATTGGGCCATGCCCTCAAGTGAGAGTCATGGCCCAAGCTGCGTCATTCTACTCTTAGCGCAGAACGATCGCAAGATGAGGCGTTTTTCGCCGATCAATCGAAATGCTCGACAACCAGACGTTTGGGCGCCACACGACCGTCGTCAGCAATCTCGCCGACGCCGATAAATTTATGCGCATCGCCTTCGGTGATACGCACCATGCCGGAAGCCGGCGCGCCGGCAGCCTGCACCGGCTGGCCCTGCTTGACGTAACCCGCCACCGCCGGCAGCAAGTTCACTTCCGGGAAATCGGCGCATGGGCTGTCCATCGGCATCAGCAACGGATCGAGCAGCTCGCCCGGCGCCACGCCTTCGGCCTGCGCCTGCTCCAGCAGCGTGTTCAGCTGTTCCAGCGTCACCATACGTTCGATCGGGTATTTCGCCACCTGCAGACGACGCAGATAAATCACGTGTGCGCCGCAGCCCAGCAGCTCGCCCAGATCGTCGGTAATGGTGCGGATATAGGTGCCTTTGGAGCAGTGAACTTCCAGCTCCAGCTCATCACCTTCCCAGCGGATAAACTTGAGTTCGTAAACCGTAATGCTGCGCGCTTCGCGCGGTACTTCAATGCCCTGACGCGCGTATTCGTACAGTTTTTTACCCTGATACTTCAACGCGGAGTACATCGACGGCACCTGCTGGATGTCTCCACGGAAAGTCTCCAGCGCCGCATCAAGCTGCTGCTGGGTGATATTCACCGGGCGTTCCTGCACGATCTGGCCGTCCGCATCCGAGGTATCGGTACGCTGCCCCAGGCGGGCAATCACCCGGTAGCGCTTGTCGGAATCCAGCAGGAACTGGGAAAACTTGGTGGCTTCCCCCAGGCAGATCGGCAGCATGCCGGTCGCCAGCGGGTCGAGCGCGCCGGTATGGCCCGCACGGTTGGCGTTATAGCAACGCTTTACTTTTTGCAGTGCATCGTTGGAGGACAGGCCCTGCGGCTTATCCAGCAACAGCACGCCGTGGATATCGCGGCCGCGGCGACGAGGGCGACTCATTAAGCCTCCTCGTCATCGCCTGATGCGGAGCGACGCTCGGCATCATTTTTCACCACGTTGCTCACCAGGTTGGACATTCGCATACCTTCAACCAGTGAGTTGTCGTATGCGAAGGTCAGCTCCGGCACCACGCGCAGGCGCATCGCCTTGCCCAACAGCGTGCGGATATAGCCGGACGCGTCCTGCAACGCTTTAACGCCCTTGTTTACCAGATCGGGATCGTGGTTTTCCGTCAGCACGTTGAGGAAGGTAACGTAAACTTTGGCGTACGCCAGGTCGCGGGAAATTTCAACGCCGGAAACGGTCGCCATGCCAACGCGCGGGTCTTTGATTTCACGCTGCAGAATGATCGCAATCTCTTTCTGCATCTCTTGCGCGACACGCTGGCCGCGGCTGAATTCTTTTGCCATGTTATTTTCTCCAGACAAATCGGGGGCACAAAGGCCCCCCAGAACAGATTAAGCAGATGTGCAACCGTTAATCAATGGTGCGCTGGATCTCGATGATTTCGAAGACTTCGATCATGTCGCCAACGCGCACGTCGTTGTAGTTCTTCACGCCGATACCACATTCCATGCCGTTACGAACTTCGTTAACGTCATCTTTGAAGCGG
The nucleotide sequence above comes from Serratia rhizosphaerae. Encoded proteins:
- the rpsO gene encoding 30S ribosomal protein S15, which codes for MSLSVEAKAKIVADFGRGTNDSGSTEVQVALLTAQINHLQGHFSEHKKDHHSRRGLLRMVSQRRKLLDYLKRKDVARYTSLIERLGLRR
- the rbfA gene encoding 30S ribosome-binding factor RbfA encodes the protein MAKEFSRGQRVAQEMQKEIAIILQREIKDPRVGMATVSGVEISRDLAYAKVYVTFLNVLTENHDPDLVNKGVKALQDASGYIRTLLGKAMRLRVVPELTFAYDNSLVEGMRMSNLVSNVVKNDAERRSASGDDEEA
- the truB gene encoding tRNA pseudouridine(55) synthase TruB, translated to MSRPRRRGRDIHGVLLLDKPQGLSSNDALQKVKRCYNANRAGHTGALDPLATGMLPICLGEATKFSQFLLDSDKRYRVIARLGQRTDTSDADGQIVQERPVNITQQQLDAALETFRGDIQQVPSMYSALKYQGKKLYEYARQGIEVPREARSITVYELKFIRWEGDELELEVHCSKGTYIRTITDDLGELLGCGAHVIYLRRLQVAKYPIERMVTLEQLNTLLEQAQAEGVAPGELLDPLLMPMDSPCADFPEVNLLPAVAGYVKQGQPVQAAGAPASGMVRITEGDAHKFIGVGEIADDGRVAPKRLVVEHFD